One genomic region from Terriglobus aquaticus encodes:
- a CDS encoding SIS domain-containing protein, whose amino-acid sequence MPHPIATAAYPENSLLAAEIQHQPRLWLDTLERVRAFLPGRSFGSGPVLLTGAGTSAYAGQAVAAAWPGARAIATTDLMLLAPDEIEAAAPGLASGGLLISFARSGDSPESVGVVRRMQALFPMVQHLAITCNAEGRLAHLAGVDVLALHPDTNDRSLAMTASFSNLTLAGLLLRNLESIAPHLASIGNALTQRLPDLYATAYDIAGQDSERFVVLASSMQSLAIESTLKTLELTAGQRLGIAESFLGFRHGPASALRRNTPVLCFASNDRQKLRYEEDFVREFRDRGLGRFAVIGGEAARSWPADWYIPALAPVLPDALRTPFEVVFSQLFAYCSSLHAGIDPDNPSPDGQVTRVVKPFQLHPETGRS is encoded by the coding sequence ATGCCGCACCCGATTGCAACCGCCGCCTATCCCGAGAACAGCCTCCTGGCGGCTGAAATTCAACACCAGCCGCGCCTCTGGCTCGACACCCTGGAGCGGGTTCGTGCCTTTCTTCCCGGCCGCAGCTTCGGCAGCGGCCCGGTTCTGCTCACCGGCGCGGGGACCTCTGCCTACGCCGGGCAGGCGGTTGCCGCAGCGTGGCCGGGCGCTCGCGCCATCGCCACAACGGACCTGATGCTGCTCGCGCCAGACGAGATCGAAGCCGCTGCACCGGGTCTCGCCAGCGGCGGACTTCTCATTTCGTTTGCGCGCTCCGGAGACAGCCCTGAAAGTGTCGGCGTGGTGCGTCGCATGCAGGCTCTCTTTCCGATGGTTCAACACCTGGCCATTACCTGCAATGCCGAGGGCCGGCTGGCCCACCTTGCCGGCGTAGATGTGCTTGCGCTGCACCCCGACACGAACGACCGCAGCCTCGCGATGACCGCCTCGTTTTCCAACCTCACCCTGGCGGGCCTGCTCCTGCGGAACCTCGAAAGCATTGCTCCGCACCTCGCTTCCATCGGCAATGCGCTCACGCAGCGTTTGCCAGACCTGTATGCCACCGCGTACGACATTGCCGGGCAGGACTCCGAGCGCTTCGTCGTGCTTGCTTCCAGCATGCAAAGTCTGGCTATTGAATCCACGTTGAAAACGCTCGAACTCACGGCAGGTCAGCGGCTCGGTATCGCGGAAAGCTTCCTCGGCTTCCGTCACGGCCCCGCCAGCGCCCTGCGTCGCAACACACCCGTGCTTTGCTTTGCGTCCAACGATCGCCAAAAGCTGCGGTACGAGGAAGACTTCGTGCGCGAGTTCCGCGACCGCGGCCTCGGCAGATTCGCGGTGATCGGAGGAGAGGCCGCCCGGTCGTGGCCCGCGGACTGGTACATTCCGGCGCTCGCACCCGTGCTGCCGGACGCCCTGCGCACTCCGTTTGAAGTGGTCTTCTCGCAACTGTTCGCGTACTGCAGCAGCCTTCACGCCGGCATTGATCCGGATAACCCCAGCCCGGACGGCCAGGTCACCCGCGTGGTCAAGCCGTTCCAGCTTCACCCGGAGACAGGTCGCTCCTGA
- a CDS encoding family 4 glycosyl hydrolase — MSDRKKLVLIGAGSTVFTQRLVADIILSGEIDQWELGLVDIDPVTLDAVDRLVRKMLALKNVTFPITSTVNRRDVLPGADFVVTTIAVGGRPGWDQDVQVPRKHGIFQPVGDTMMPGGISRAMRMIPQMIAIANDVADLCPDAYFLNYSNPMTAVCRAIRKHTGVPVIGLCHGVHYVEGVIARFLGVEEDSMQSYGYGLNHLTLLTHITADGKDATPLMRAKLDEQRGSFAKEIREKTEWPNGITGRPPRYSDDPLSWDIFDRYGVFPVALDRHITEFFPERFPGGKYYGGTLGVDRFSIDGRIALGDTWFDEMMAVAHSSDPLPASYFENVPGESEQLMQMMQSLLNDKRHIFSVNMPNRGTVPGLPYDAVLEMPAAAGAAGFTPLQSAALPPALTAKLLSKIAAIEVTVDAALTGSFDLFVEALLTDGSVSDPDKAASLATDLIAAHRQHLPQFAGAAS; from the coding sequence GTGAGCGACCGCAAAAAGCTCGTCCTTATCGGTGCCGGCAGCACGGTTTTCACGCAGCGCCTGGTTGCCGACATCATCCTGAGCGGCGAGATCGACCAGTGGGAGCTCGGTCTCGTCGACATCGATCCGGTCACGCTGGATGCGGTCGATCGACTGGTGCGCAAAATGCTAGCGCTCAAGAACGTCACGTTCCCGATCACCTCCACGGTAAATCGGCGCGACGTTCTGCCCGGTGCCGATTTTGTCGTCACCACCATCGCCGTTGGCGGCCGCCCCGGCTGGGACCAGGATGTGCAGGTGCCGCGCAAGCACGGCATCTTCCAGCCGGTCGGCGACACGATGATGCCCGGCGGCATCTCCCGCGCCATGCGCATGATCCCGCAGATGATCGCCATCGCCAACGACGTTGCCGACCTCTGCCCCGACGCGTACTTCCTCAACTACTCCAATCCCATGACCGCGGTCTGCCGCGCCATCCGCAAACACACCGGCGTTCCCGTCATCGGTCTGTGCCACGGTGTCCACTATGTCGAAGGCGTGATCGCTCGCTTTCTTGGCGTCGAGGAAGACAGCATGCAGAGCTACGGCTACGGCCTGAACCATCTCACCCTGCTCACTCACATCACGGCCGACGGCAAGGACGCCACACCGCTGATGCGGGCCAAACTCGACGAGCAGCGCGGCTCATTTGCCAAAGAGATCCGCGAAAAGACCGAGTGGCCCAACGGCATCACCGGCCGCCCTCCACGCTACTCCGACGACCCGCTGTCGTGGGACATTTTCGACCGCTACGGCGTGTTCCCGGTCGCGCTCGACCGACACATCACCGAGTTCTTTCCCGAGCGTTTCCCCGGCGGTAAGTACTACGGCGGCACTCTCGGTGTAGACCGCTTCTCCATCGACGGCCGCATCGCCCTGGGCGACACCTGGTTCGACGAGATGATGGCCGTCGCGCACTCCAGCGATCCGCTGCCCGCGTCCTACTTCGAGAACGTGCCGGGCGAATCCGAGCAGTTGATGCAGATGATGCAATCACTGCTAAACGACAAGCGCCATATCTTCTCCGTCAACATGCCCAATCGCGGCACGGTGCCGGGCCTGCCCTACGACGCAGTGCTTGAAATGCCCGCAGCGGCCGGTGCTGCCGGCTTTACCCCGCTGCAGTCTGCGGCCTTGCCGCCCGCGCTCACTGCCAAGCTCCTTTCCAAAATCGCCGCCATCGAAGTCACAGTCGATGCCGCGCTCACCGGCAGCTTCGATCTGTTCGTCGAGGCGCTGCTGACCGACGGCTCCGTCAGCGATCCCGACAAGGCAGCATCTCTCGCCACCGATCTGATCGCTGCCCACCGTCAGCACCTGCCGCAGTTCGCCGGAGCGGCGTCATGA
- a CDS encoding TonB-dependent receptor: protein MCAMFHRKSFRSWFGTLWLCLLPALLLCSSAAVAQVDSGSVVGVVRDTSGALIPNSRVTLTSQDSGQVVTTIANSSGEYTFSPVKIGVYTVSIESSGFSRFQHKDVTVAVQQRVLVDATLTPGQASDTVLVTGDAPQLQTQDASVGQVVDAKKIVDLPLNGRNFTFLAQLSAGVNQNQNDTRGLGATGSFAANGARPAQNNYLLDGIDNNSNLVDFLNGTAYAVLPPPDAIQEFKIQTSNYSAEIGRSAGAVLNATTKSGTNTLHGSAWDFVRNDALDANNYFATTKGHFSQNQFGFTLGGPVRRDHTFLFGDYQGQRNTQAQTLTSTVPTAAQASSGYTNFADLITQGRGATYTDGLGRTFPVGTIFDPATTRAVLCGVPDAQTGITVACGTRAPGTQVGYARTPFSGNVIPINRLDPNGVKLAALFPAPNKAGFTGNYVNNVQGSNNSDSTDVRLDQYFSQKDSAFARFSYLKNPVYLPPPFNGVADGGAFNNGLTNSTTYHGVLNETHTFTPSFINEARVGVNRLESSRLQANASTQGLPAQYGIGGVPQAPNNGGLPRITISNLTPLGGVGYLPSVEYSTVVQFSDDATKTLGHHTLKFGYTYERLRFSVLQPIASRGNITFNGQFTDVPTQTGGNTGLAQLVLAPTNSSVGGGNNLGGFDTAQLSNIATTDMKRNYNGAYVQDEWKATPNLTLNLGLRYDSFGPLVERNGRQTNFQPMSNGATFLFAQKTCNTPLSPAFYAAAAKDNVTIQCTSQPGLQTVQHLNFSPRIGLAYQVTPRFVARAGYGIFYGGFENSSQYTFGDFPFQFALSYQSQTPNSPVNFPNGGNSSIETGLTNISVNPALISASGVSVQGEDYKIRTPYNQNFNLTLQYQISQNQSFQVGYVGNTTRHLGVYIAPNRPHQILVPGQNTLAFSPYPDFASGGNYTSFEASGSYNSLQTTYERRYSAGLSLLANFTYSKCMTNGRDFLNATAIGSFRAATLPGFGISGDYGACDYDIPRVVHVSGTYDVPFGRGRAHGNHLNRATDAVLGGWSTNLIFTAEDGQPGTIRCSVTTTTTFGCFVFVNAGVNRYAQSPNPSGYTVKNFLNPAAFRNAPVATANGQSSYAPLGGGPSQYHGPSYVRADFSLFKNFNFTERVFVQLRAEAFNLANTPNFANPGTTSLASQSTFGQITSLRDGANGNRQIQFAGKFYF, encoded by the coding sequence ATGTGCGCAATGTTCCATCGCAAGTCGTTCCGGTCGTGGTTCGGGACTCTTTGGCTCTGCCTGCTGCCCGCTCTGCTGCTTTGCTCGTCTGCCGCCGTGGCCCAGGTCGATTCCGGCAGCGTGGTCGGAGTGGTGCGCGACACCTCTGGCGCGCTCATTCCCAACAGCCGCGTGACGCTCACCAGCCAGGACTCCGGTCAGGTCGTCACCACAATCGCCAACTCCTCCGGCGAGTACACCTTCAGCCCGGTCAAGATCGGCGTGTACACCGTCAGCATTGAGAGCTCCGGCTTCTCCCGCTTCCAGCACAAAGACGTGACCGTCGCTGTGCAGCAGCGCGTCCTGGTAGATGCCACGCTCACGCCAGGGCAAGCCTCTGACACCGTGCTCGTCACCGGCGATGCGCCACAACTGCAAACGCAGGACGCCTCAGTGGGCCAGGTGGTCGACGCGAAAAAGATCGTCGATCTTCCGCTGAACGGCCGCAACTTCACCTTCCTCGCCCAGCTCTCGGCCGGCGTGAACCAGAACCAGAACGACACCCGTGGCCTGGGCGCAACCGGCAGCTTCGCTGCCAACGGCGCGCGTCCCGCACAGAACAATTACCTGCTCGACGGCATCGACAACAACAGCAACCTGGTCGACTTCCTCAACGGCACAGCTTACGCCGTTCTTCCGCCCCCCGACGCCATCCAGGAATTCAAGATCCAGACCAGCAACTACTCGGCCGAGATCGGCCGCTCTGCCGGTGCCGTGCTCAACGCCACCACCAAATCCGGCACCAACACGCTTCACGGCAGTGCCTGGGACTTCGTCCGCAACGACGCTCTTGACGCGAATAACTACTTCGCCACGACCAAGGGTCACTTCAGCCAGAACCAGTTCGGCTTCACCCTGGGTGGGCCGGTTCGCAGGGACCACACCTTCCTCTTCGGCGACTACCAGGGCCAGCGCAATACCCAGGCACAAACGCTGACCAGCACTGTTCCCACCGCGGCACAGGCCAGCAGCGGCTACACCAATTTCGCGGATCTCATCACACAAGGCAGGGGCGCCACCTACACCGACGGCCTCGGCCGAACCTTTCCCGTGGGCACCATCTTCGACCCGGCTACCACCCGCGCTGTGCTCTGCGGAGTTCCCGACGCGCAGACTGGCATCACTGTTGCGTGCGGCACCCGGGCGCCCGGCACCCAGGTCGGCTACGCGCGCACCCCGTTCTCCGGCAACGTGATCCCGATCAACCGGCTTGACCCGAACGGCGTCAAGCTGGCCGCTCTGTTCCCGGCGCCGAACAAGGCAGGCTTCACCGGCAATTACGTCAACAACGTCCAGGGCTCAAACAACTCTGACTCCACCGACGTTCGCCTCGATCAGTACTTCTCGCAGAAAGACTCCGCGTTTGCCCGCTTCAGCTATCTGAAGAACCCGGTATATCTGCCGCCGCCCTTCAACGGCGTTGCCGACGGCGGTGCCTTCAACAACGGCCTCACGAACTCGACCACCTATCACGGTGTTCTGAACGAAACGCATACCTTCACGCCTAGCTTCATCAACGAGGCCCGCGTTGGCGTCAACCGCTTGGAATCGTCTCGCCTGCAAGCGAACGCATCCACCCAGGGCCTTCCTGCGCAGTACGGCATCGGCGGTGTACCGCAGGCGCCAAACAACGGCGGTCTGCCGCGCATCACCATCTCCAACCTCACTCCGCTCGGCGGTGTCGGCTACCTGCCGTCAGTGGAGTACAGCACCGTAGTGCAGTTCTCCGATGATGCGACCAAGACGCTCGGCCATCACACCCTGAAGTTCGGCTACACCTATGAGCGGCTGCGCTTCTCCGTGCTGCAGCCCATCGCCTCGCGCGGCAACATCACCTTCAACGGCCAGTTCACCGACGTGCCGACGCAGACCGGCGGCAACACCGGCCTGGCGCAATTGGTGCTCGCTCCCACCAACTCCAGCGTGGGCGGCGGCAACAACCTGGGCGGGTTCGATACCGCGCAGCTATCCAACATCGCCACCACGGACATGAAGCGCAATTACAACGGCGCCTACGTGCAGGACGAGTGGAAGGCCACGCCCAACCTCACGCTCAACCTGGGCCTGCGCTATGACAGCTTCGGCCCGCTGGTGGAGCGCAACGGTCGCCAAACCAACTTCCAGCCCATGAGCAATGGAGCGACGTTCCTCTTCGCGCAGAAGACGTGCAACACACCGCTCTCACCTGCCTTCTACGCCGCGGCTGCCAAGGACAACGTCACCATTCAGTGCACCAGCCAGCCGGGCCTGCAGACCGTGCAGCATTTGAACTTCTCGCCCCGCATCGGACTCGCGTACCAGGTCACGCCGCGCTTCGTCGCGCGTGCAGGCTACGGCATCTTCTACGGCGGCTTTGAGAACTCGTCACAGTACACCTTTGGCGACTTCCCGTTTCAGTTCGCTCTCAGCTACCAGTCGCAAACCCCGAACTCGCCGGTGAACTTCCCCAACGGCGGCAACAGCTCCATCGAAACGGGCCTGACCAACATCAGTGTCAATCCCGCGCTCATCTCAGCGTCGGGTGTCTCGGTCCAGGGTGAGGACTACAAAATCCGCACGCCCTACAACCAGAACTTCAACCTCACGCTGCAGTACCAGATCTCGCAGAACCAATCATTCCAAGTGGGCTACGTCGGCAACACCACGCGCCATCTGGGCGTATATATCGCTCCGAACCGGCCCCACCAGATCCTGGTCCCCGGCCAGAACACGCTGGCGTTCTCGCCCTATCCTGACTTCGCCTCCGGCGGCAACTACACCAGCTTTGAGGCGTCGGGCAGTTACAACAGTCTTCAAACGACCTACGAGCGGCGTTACTCGGCCGGACTTAGCCTGCTGGCAAACTTTACCTACTCCAAGTGCATGACCAACGGCCGCGACTTCCTGAACGCCACCGCCATCGGCTCGTTCCGCGCCGCCACTCTGCCCGGCTTCGGCATCTCCGGCGACTACGGTGCGTGCGACTACGACATCCCGCGAGTCGTCCACGTCAGCGGCACCTACGACGTTCCCTTTGGTCGAGGCCGCGCGCACGGCAACCACCTGAATCGCGCTACGGATGCCGTACTCGGCGGTTGGAGCACCAACCTCATCTTCACCGCGGAAGACGGCCAGCCTGGCACCATCCGCTGCTCCGTTACCACCACTACCACGTTTGGTTGTTTCGTCTTTGTCAACGCCGGTGTGAACCGGTACGCGCAGTCGCCCAACCCGTCCGGGTACACCGTGAAGAACTTCCTCAACCCAGCGGCTTTCCGCAACGCTCCGGTTGCCACTGCAAACGGGCAAAGCAGCTACGCTCCGCTGGGCGGAGGACCGTCCCAGTACCACGGCCCCTCCTACGTGCGGGCGGACTTCTCACTCTTCAAGAACTTCAATTTCACCGAACGGGTCTTTGTGCAACTGCGCGCAGAAGCCTTCAACCTGGCAAACACGCCTAACTTCGCAAACCCGGGCACCACCAGCCTCGCCAGTCAGTCCACCTTCGGCCAGATCACGTCTCTGCGCGACGGTGCCAACGGCAATCGCCAAATCCAGTTCGCGGGTAAGTTCTACTTCTAG